The following are from one region of the Amedibacterium intestinale genome:
- a CDS encoding ISL3 family transposase has protein sequence MNNPNHNIALISTIFSLDPDQIESCDCFRREKETLIDVKLKDIRSSCPFCGNEIVKIKGYVRKKINHSILTEQSCILNYHARRYICPVCGKTYYETNPFVFHRMKISSNVVLAILKELQNPSQTFTSVGVRYKVSPTTVASIFDKTVNIPRAKLPAVLSTDENYAFHSKTEESKYVCVIINQQNGQPVDILPSRRYEYLDKYYSKIPEYEKKGVHYVVTDMYEPYRRIFKKHFPHAIHVVDHYHIAQELHRRMDSVRLRIMNQYRCINTKHRTQEQQDAYYLLKHHNNLLFKHYIRSKGPDKKRLFDINRKKTYNQHFKKYMNPYDIAIKLTSIHPDISKAWELKDEVTDFYITNTLDTAPEALNALIKKLRESGIDEMVKFSYTMFNWKKEIINSFTVSKAVYRISKETGEITVEKKRINNALMENRNGVIKLITKAANGYTNWERFRNRCMLVLEKGITFEINKDDGSVHMTAKKEPGS, from the coding sequence ATGAATAATCCTAATCACAATATTGCCTTGATCAGTACTATATTCAGTCTTGATCCGGACCAAATCGAATCCTGTGACTGTTTCAGAAGAGAAAAAGAAACGCTGATCGACGTAAAACTCAAAGACATCAGGTCTTCCTGCCCTTTTTGTGGGAATGAGATCGTCAAAATCAAAGGATATGTAAGAAAAAAGATCAATCACTCTATTTTGACAGAACAGTCCTGCATATTGAACTATCATGCGAGAAGATACATCTGTCCTGTATGTGGTAAAACATACTATGAAACCAATCCATTCGTGTTCCATCGAATGAAGATATCCTCCAATGTAGTACTTGCCATACTTAAGGAACTTCAAAATCCATCTCAGACATTCACTTCTGTAGGTGTAAGGTATAAAGTATCTCCTACTACTGTAGCTTCGATATTCGATAAAACGGTAAATATACCCAGGGCTAAGCTTCCTGCCGTCCTCTCCACTGATGAAAATTATGCTTTTCATTCCAAAACAGAGGAAAGCAAATATGTCTGTGTCATCATCAACCAGCAAAATGGTCAGCCTGTCGATATCCTCCCAAGCAGAAGATATGAATATCTGGACAAATATTATTCAAAGATTCCTGAATACGAAAAGAAAGGTGTCCATTATGTAGTTACGGATATGTATGAGCCATATCGAAGGATATTTAAGAAGCATTTCCCTCATGCGATCCATGTGGTAGACCATTATCATATCGCACAGGAACTGCATCGACGTATGGATTCCGTTCGCTTAAGGATCATGAATCAATACAGATGCATAAACACAAAGCACAGGACACAGGAACAGCAGGATGCGTATTATTTACTGAAGCACCATAACAACCTTTTATTCAAGCACTATATACGTTCAAAAGGACCGGACAAGAAAAGGCTTTTTGACATCAATAGAAAGAAAACTTACAATCAGCACTTCAAAAAGTACATGAATCCATATGACATAGCCATAAAACTGACATCTATTCATCCGGATATCAGCAAGGCATGGGAATTAAAGGATGAAGTTACGGATTTTTATATTACGAATACACTGGATACAGCACCTGAAGCTCTAAATGCATTGATTAAAAAACTACGGGAAAGTGGAATTGACGAAATGGTCAAATTCAGCTATACGATGTTTAACTGGAAGAAAGAGATCATCAATTCTTTCACTGTATCAAAAGCTGTATACAGAATATCGAAAGAAACAGGAGAAATCACTGTAGAGAAGAAAAGGATCAATAATGCATTGATGGAAAACCGCAATGGAGTAATCAAGCTGATAACCAAAGCAGCAAATGGGTATACAAATTGGGAAAGGTTTAGAAACCGATGTATGCTGGTCTTAGAAAAAGGCATTACATTTGAAATCAATAAGGATGACGGAAGTGTTCACATGACAGCAAAAAAGGAGCCAGGCAGCTAA
- a CDS encoding DUF6431 domain-containing protein has product MIHLYSNDYLVLNQELYENIIYSNKDFIIHSQCPHCGNCELVFYGHYNRTVILPDGRKETIRIQRCRCNHCHSVHSILTSSIIPYFLYTFITLIKMMNKNTDSIIDDSYRLKLTKRLPLRLLKQQLSYSSFLEVIHSALNNRNIFYNLLALPT; this is encoded by the coding sequence ATGATACATCTTTATTCTAATGATTATCTTGTCTTGAATCAAGAACTTTATGAAAATATTATTTATTCCAACAAAGATTTTATCATCCATTCTCAATGCCCTCACTGTGGCAATTGTGAATTGGTCTTTTATGGTCACTATAACCGTACTGTCATCCTTCCTGATGGCAGAAAAGAAACCATTAGGATTCAGAGATGTAGATGTAATCATTGTCATTCTGTTCATTCTATTTTGACCAGCTCCATTATCCCTTATTTCCTTTATACATTCATTACTCTCATAAAAATGATGAACAAAAACACCGATTCTATCATTGATGATTCTTATCGGCTTAAGCTTACCAAAAGACTGCCTCTACGTTTACTGAAGCAGCAGCTTTCTTATAGTTCTTTTTTAGAGGTTATTCATTCTGCATTAAATAACAGAAATATATTTTACAATTTATTGGCATTACCAACATAG
- a CDS encoding Hpt domain-containing protein: MIIKECYEAMGENYNEVLARLQLEKLIVKYALKFLDDPNYGMLVEAWKEKDYEAAYRASHTLKGICSNLGFSKLGSMSANLADALKENKIEQAEAIFPEIEGIYSNMISVLTEFQKTL; the protein is encoded by the coding sequence ATGATAATAAAAGAGTGCTATGAAGCTATGGGAGAGAATTATAATGAAGTATTGGCACGTTTGCAGCTGGAAAAACTGATTGTAAAATATGCTTTGAAATTTTTAGATGATCCAAATTATGGAATGCTTGTGGAAGCATGGAAAGAAAAAGATTATGAAGCTGCTTATAGAGCAAGTCATACATTGAAAGGAATCTGTTCTAATCTTGGATTTTCAAAACTTGGAAGCATGAGTGCAAATTTAGCAGATGCTTTAAAAGAAAATAAGATAGAACAGGCAGAAGCTATATTTCCAGAAATAGAAGGAATCTACAGCAACATGATTTCTGTTTTAACGGAATTTCAAAAGACTTTATAA